The genomic segment TATAATCAGGTCCAGACGACCCGCTTTACTCCGCTTGCCTGGGTCGGTAGCAGGATCTTTAAAGACGGGGGTCGCATCTCCGTCGATATTGATGCTGCTGCACTTGTAGGCAAACCGTTGGGTATCGCGATCCACTCGCTGCAGAAGAGCACCTCCCATACCAAAGGCAACATTAGAGGCACTGAAGCCTTGCTGCATCATGGCATCTAAAACGTCTGCAATACTTTGCGGGTTCATGCCGTCCCCCTGAATTAAGCGGACGTGTTGAAGAACTTTGTATCCCTTTGTATTTTTGACGGTACCGAAGGCATCCTCTAGAAGGTGCAGGCAACGCATGACAACAGTCTTGGGGTCTCCAGAATCAGGACGAATGACAACTGTTGCACCGGAGTCGATCACCTGCTGGCGTAGTTTTTGGCCCCAGAGATTTGCGATCGCACCCCAAATATCATAAGAATCCGACACCACAGCCACCGTTTTTCCCGGCTGAGCAAAACGCTGCAGCATATTCTGATAAGCATCCACCTCTCGAGATCTGCCCCAGGCCGTCATCGTAGAGTGTTCTGCTGCCGGAATCGAGAACCCCGCCATCGGGCAATTGTAATAACGGTTGGCGTATAAAACACCCTGTACAGTATCGCTGCCTTTAAAGTTGACTAAGTTAGCCATGCCGCCAATTCCAGAAGATTCACAGCTAGAGACCCCTCTCGCTCCGAAATCGTGAAGCTTAAAGTCAATCTCTTCGTCAGGCTGATCAGCCGTTTTGACCAGATAGTCATAAATGAGCTGGCGAATGTAGTAGCTTTGGGTCGCCACCGTTGTCGGATACCAGACCCTCAATAGCATCGTTTCTAGCCAAGAGACCAGCCAGAACGATTTGGGATCCGTCGATTCCACCGTCATTAGAACATTGTGAACCGGCACCACAGAGCCTTCGGGGACGGCGCGGATTCTGACCGGCAGTCTACCGTCTAGTCGCTGAACAATATCGGTGAAGCCTTCGGCATTAAAGGGAACACCGTGGGCTTGATAGAAAGCTTGAGCTTCATCCACCATCCACTGTTCGAGGGGCTGGCTGAGGTAGGTTTTGAGAATATACTGCAGGCCAAAAAAGACGGTGGCCGGATAGCGTCCCCCTCGACTTTCGGCGTAGGAGAACATGCTGTCGGTGCCGGGTGGATACTGCAGCCAGTGGCTTGCTTTGTACGAATCAGTATCAAGCAGTAAGTTATACATCGTGAATTCCTTTGTCGCGCTCCGCGACAGATATGTATGCCCTCGGTCTATCTGAGGGTTTGAGGTCCAGTTGATTAGGGGAAATTGGAGCTTGCGATCTTATCGGGGTATTGGTTAGCTGAAGAACGAGCAGAGATTTTGCACTGGCCCCCACTGGCCCCCCTAGCCCCCAATTCTGGGGGAAAGTACTCAAATTGTTTAGGCTTTCCCAGAAAATGATTGTCGTTCGCAGATAAGCAGCATTGTGCCTTAGAAGAAACAGCCTTGAGCGTTTAGATGGCCACTAGAAGAGGGCTTAGCCTTTACGATCTCTCAACACTTACATACACTCTCCCCCCAGAATTGGGGGGCCGGGGGGCCAATGCAGCAGCTCCAAAAAGCAGCCGTTCCCAGAAAAGCCACTCCCACAGGAGGTACGGCTAAATCTGGCTAATAAAGTGCTGAATGATGTGAAAGTGATCCTCATAAAAGCGAGGCTCATCTTTCTCAAGGCTTGATAGCGACATCCACCAGGCTTTATCAGCATCATCACTGCCCTTAACGCGGGGCAAGGGGCCAGACTTGAGCTGAATAAAGAAGGCGTGGGTAATTGTGCGGCCCCTCAGAGAGCGGTCGGGGTTATCAAAAACCTGCCGTCCCACAATCGATCCTTGGAGAACCGGAACCGGAACTTTAATACCTGTTTCTTCTCTCAACTCCCGGATCATGCCATTTTCTAGCGTTTCCAATTGATCAATAAAGCCACCCGGCAGCGCAACCAGACCTTTCCCCGGAGAAGCTTTGCGACGGACCATGAGCACGTGGCCGGACTGCACCACGACCGCATCAACCGTGACGTGGGTCGGCGGATAGGGAGCCACTGACCAGGATTCTTTGTACTGCTGAATGAACCGCCATTCTTCACAAAGGCGCTGGTATTCTGGGTCGGACTGGAAGGTTTTCAGATCATTGAGCACGGAAGGGGGAAGCTGTGAGGACTGCTTCCAATTGTCGCTGCCGCTGAAGTATCGGGTCCGAATTGCAGTGGCGTTTAAGCCCTGATAGTTATCAACAGGCACATAGTCCCACTGGGGAAACAAGTCGAGGTAGTAGGAGCTGTTGTCCTTTTGATGGCCGATGATGGCGACGCTATCGGAGGCGTCGGTGATCATCTCGACCTGTTTTTGAATGTCGGAGACCCAAAGGTTGTCACTGTAGAGGCGATCACGGGCATAGGCAAAGATGATGCGATTCTGGGTTGCAGCATCAAAGCAACCAGAGATCATTGATTGCCGATGCTCAGAACTCCAGGGGTTTTTGATATTGGGAGCAACCTGATGGCTCCCTAAAAAAACAATAACCACCTCTGACAACTGCAACGCCTTCTCGACGGTGTACAGATGTCCTAAGTGGAACGGCTGAAATCTACCAATGTAGACACAGTGGCTGTATTTATAATTCATCCCAGACTCCCTAGGAAAAGTGGTGTCTTCTCTCCGAAGACGTGATACCACGCTAATCAATCAAATTTAATCTGTCAATAGTCAGTGACGAATTCTGTGCATGCTCAGCCTGTGATCTAGACAGCAGGATAAGCTTCTATCCATTCAAAAATTCTGTTGACTTGTGGCAGAGAGACCAGTCCAAACTTCCAAAGAATCACAGGGAGATGATTGAGGCTTGAGATCTCCTGCCGTAACACAAGAGAAATGGCTTCTTGCGAAACGCTCAAGTCTTTTTGCAAGAATTCAGTCAGATGAGCGGTGAGTTGTGGTGACATATCTCTCATGCACTTGCTGATGACAATTCAGAATATATCGGCAAAATCTGAGAGAGTCCTGATACAGTTCTAAATTTAGCGGAGGGAGTCTCTAAGAATAAATGAGCCAAGCAAACTTACCGACTCCAAGACTAATGTACAAGAGAAGTGCGATCGCAAATACTCCGACAAAAGATGAGATCGCAACCCAATCAGCTTTCCCTAACACCGACTCATGCAGATAGGTCCGGTCTGCGCTTCCTGAAAATGCCTTAGACTGGAGCACCACCTCTAGCTTTTGCGACTTCATCATCGCTCCTAGAATCAGCGGTACCGCCACCCCACCATAAACCTGCACCTTCTGCAGCGGATTCATTTGCTCCAATGCCAGTCCTCGCAGGCGCTGCGCCTCCACAATGCTCTGCAGTTCTTCAAACAACAGCGGGAAAAAACGCAGCGTTGAAGAAAAGACAAACACAATCTTGTAAGGCACCTTCGTCTGCACCAGCGCCACGATCATATTGTTGATATCCGTCGTCAGCATCGCCAGCGGAATGACCAAAATCATCGTCAGCGTTTTGAAAACAATATTCAACCCGTAAAGCGTCCCCTCCACTGACAGTTGAGCACCCCCAACCCAAAGCCAATTAACAGGCAGGGTTAGCAACGGCGTCAGCACCTCTTTATTAGTGAGTGCCTTGACCTGGGCAACGTTGAAGAATCCCATACTCAACAGCAAAAAAAAATAGAGCGGAATCATCACCTTGAGCAAAGTTGTCAGATAGCTGCGCTTCACGCCCACCAGTAGGCTAGACACGATGACCGCAAGCGTCAGCAGCCCCCCTGCAATCGGGCTTTCCCACAGGAAGGCAATCACGGTGATGAGAGCGACGATCACAAGCTTGGCGCGGAAGTCTAAACGAGTGAACGCTGATTCACGAGTGACGGTTTGCAGTCGAGTGACGGCCATTATCGTTCCTTGAGGACTAGATGCCAATAGGTCAATACAGCCCTCATCAAAAGAAACAGGCCAGTCGACAGCAGAATCCTGGCAAAAGTGGTGAGTCAATTTGATCAGAAGCTAAGAGTGTTGCCATCAGGAGAAGTTGAGCACCTTCCCGCCGATAAACTTCCAGTTGCTTTAGTCGCCAGTCAACAATCCAGTATTCTTGAACGCCCTTAAGAGAATAAAGTTTCAACTTCGCTTCTCGGTCTCGACGTTCATTGGTGTTGCCCGCCGAAAGCACTTCGATTATGAGTTCAGGTGCATCAGTGAGATGACCTTCATCATCCATAATTTCTTCTAAACGCTCACTGCTGACCCAAACTAAATCTGGAATGACGTTATCGGCATCAGAGAAAATAACTCCCGGCGTAATCAGGGGTATCCCCAACGCTGTCTCATTCGACCAGCTCAACAACTTGGCATAAATTCGCCCAAGGGAATTTTGATGCCCGGCGTGAGGCGCACGGGTCACAAAAAGCTCTCCATCAATAATTTCATAGCGCTTCCACTCATCAGCCGCTAACAACTCTACATCGGCGCTTGTCCAGCGTACTTTACCTGTGGCGGTCTGAATCATAGGTCGTGACGCCTAAAATGAGCGTTGCCAAGTTACTCTTGCTAAATCACAAAATATCTAGCCTTATTCACGATTGTAATCGCAATCACTCCAAGCCTATTCAAGACTACCTCTCCCCAATACGTCAGGCTGGTAGTTACAGTGTTAAACCTCGTTCAATGGCGGAAGATTATGGTTTATTTCGTTCCTTGTCGCTTTCCATCTCCACCAGACGGCGAGAACAGCAAAGCAGGCTAACAGAAGAAGCCATTCAGCCGGTTCAGGAACTGCCGAGACAGGTGCGATCTCATCCTGCGGATCGGGCAACTGCTGATCTTCAACTTCACGATTAAAGCGATCGCTGGCTTCAGCCTCTTTGAGCTGCCGTTTCTGCTCAGGATTGACCAACACCAGCATCGACGAATAGGGCGTCACAATACTGTTCTCTTTCGCCACCTGATGAATGGCATCCAACTGGTTAAGCTGGTCCGGTTTGACTGCTTGACTCACCTGCGCAATCCACTGACGAGCGGCCATCGGAGCCACCGCTTCTACCGTCTTCACATCTGAATCAGGAGTGGAACTGAGAAACCAAGCATAGCCATCCACAACGTTTAGCAGAGAAGTCCCCTGTCCCAGGCTGGGTTGGGTCGCAATTCGAGTCATGACTGTTTTGATGTCAGCCGCCACATTACCGCCGGTTTGCTGAATTGTTGCTAACGTTGCATCGTCATAGGCCGCCTGTAAACCGCCTAAGTGAACCAACCAGAGCGGTGCCGCAAGTGGAAGCGGTGAGCCATCTTGAGTTAGCTCGTAACTACCAGAATCGGTCAGTAAAATAACGGCATCATAGTTTTGAGCTTCAGCCACCTGCTGATATTGATCTAGCATTTGGCGAGTCTGAAGCGAACCATAAAGAACCGTTTTTCCGGGGTCAAACGCGTCCAGGCTGCTTACCTTCTGAGCTTGGGTTCCATCAGCCCTTGTTAGATAAAGATCAGCAGAGTTAGCACCTAGCAGATTATCTTTTAGCCATTGGAAACTATCCTCCAGCTCTTTTCGATGGGCCTCCATGCTGTAAGAGCGATCCACAATAAAGGCAAAATGCTGACCCTGAGGAAGTTGATAATCTTGCTCGGCGAGGGGTTTTGCAACAACGTATCCCCCTGGGAGCTTAGCCTGCAATGCTGACGCGGGTTCACTCACATCAGCAGGGATAGAGGCGGGTAGCCAAGCGTCACTTTTTTGCTGAGGTTTACCATTGAGCGTTCGCTGGGTGTCTTGGGTCCAGAAGATATTGCGTTGTTCATTGAGGACCGGCAACATCCACTGATCGTTTTGCTTCATCACCTTGTAGGTCATCCATAGGTGCATCCGATCAGGCTGACCATCTTGAGGGAGTAAATCCCGACCCGCAGGCGGAATGGGAAAGGCCCGCAAGCGATAATTCCGTGGTCCTACCTGTTCAAGTAAGGCCGGATCAACCTGCCGCCGAACTTGGTCCGTGTAAACCTGTTGGGCTGCACCCCGAGGAGCCACGACATATTCATATCGCTGGGCGAGATCGGCTGTTTCTCCTAGCCACAGTCCTGTGATGGTGGCGCTTTCCGGTAGCGAGAAGTAGTAGAGAATTTCTGTATTTTCAAAGGTAGTATTGGCATAGACTTCGTGCAGTTTGATCTCAGCCCAGTCTCCCTCAGGCGTAATCGAAACATCCTGCTGCTGTAGTCGAACGCGCTCGGCACCAATATCTAAGAGTCCTGCCTTTGCCTCTGTCCGATTAAAGTTTGAGAGGACTGCATTTTGGATTGTGCTGTGTTCGCCGCGAAGGATTGGGGTGTCGAAGAATTCTGCATAGAGCTGGGCCGCCTTATCTTTATCCAGCGCATTCCCTTGATAGGCAAAAGGTGTCAGTACCGTCCGATAGGCATCCTGAACAGTCTCGGCGACTGCGTTTGGTGCTCCTAACAAGTTTGAATACATCCGATACATGCCTTTGTCTTCCAGCAGTGGGTAGCGGTAGGCACTGAGATATGCATTCAGTAAGCCTTTGCGAATGGCATCAGCATTTTGCAAAAGGGCTTGACGCTCTCCTTCAGACTGAGGTTGCTTTTCTAAAAGGGTAAAGGCTTGGGTTTGAGGCTGCTGCTGTAACAGCAAGAGTAAACCTAGCCATACGGCCAATACTGTTCCTACCCAAGCGCGGGGAAGGGTTTTGCCATGCTGTTGAGAGAGAGACTGTAGTGTTTGTCGCCAAGACCTGAGAAACAACCGCAACATCCCCCAGGGCATCATCACTAGACCAGAAAACACCATGATGAAGGGAAAAAAGATGGGAATCAGGACCACTAAGAAAATTGAAAGGTAAAGCGCACTTCCCATAACCACAATCAGCGGCAAAACGTAGAAGAGAGCAATCACGGACAGATACAGCGACAGCACTAGCATGATCGTTAAGCCTGCCAAATGCATCCAGCTGGCCCATGAAGATTGACGGTGATGGCGATGTAATAACCAATGTGCCAAGGCAATCGTCCCGACAGCGAGCGAGATAAACAGGAAAGAACTCGCAGGTGTCAAAGCTCTGAGAAAGAAGAGGCGAATTGTGCAGGCCATCAGCAGCGGCGCTTCTAGCCCAAAGAAGATTTGGAATAGTGAGATCGGCTGGGGCATTGGCCCTAGAGGGGCTGCAGGCTTCAGGTTGCTAATCTTGTTGAGCTGGCGCTTCCGTTGAATGCCGAGCGCGGTGGAGGTCGTGGGCACCCCAATCAGACCAAAAACAGGAATCAGGATGCTGAAGGGGACTTCGCCTCTGAGGGCGTCATTGAGAATATCCATGGCTAAGAACGGGAGGAAGCCAATGAATATCACGAGTAGCAAGGATAGATTAAACAGCCAGAAAAAAGCTGTAAATAGAGAGCGAGACTTGGGCGACACTGAAGTTGTCATGAGAAATACGTCAGATCTTCTAAAGATATTTAAGTGCTGAGTCTCTGAATTTAGACTTCTCACAGAGACTTAGGGATGATGGTGATTTCTGCGGCTCTTCGGAACGGGGGTTAAGTCATGGCGGTTGAGATTGCATCATGCACATCTGCTAACACCGCTTGCACCGCTGCATCATCAGCGGACACTGACTGATCAAAGAGGATAGAAACCATTGTCCAATGGGGTTCTTTGCGAATCATTTCACTCCAGACGCGATCGAGATAGTGATCGGTTGTCCGCTGCGAAGACTGGAACCAGTAGGCTGCTTGACGTTGGCCCTGATCAAGTGAAAGCCAGCGTCCGGTCACTTGGCTCGTCAGCGTTCGCTTCTGCATGTCGTCTATTTTGAAGCCGCTGGCTAAGAAACAGAGTTCAGGCGCATGGTGAGCCTGCCAGCTTGGACTGGCCACAAAAATCATAGACCCTGAAATATTCTGGGTTTTGAAAGCTTGCTTCTGGGCAACAACACCCGGATATTGGGTAAAAAACATCTGTTCCGGCCGCGTCAGATTGACAGATTCGGCCTGCATTGAGGTCGGCCACTGTAGCGAGTCCCAGCCGACAGCAGCGGCAGTTGGATGCGGAATCAAGGCTAGACCCAGCAGCAAACCCAACGTTATGAGCGCATTGCGGATATTTGCAGCGGGCGACTGAGTCTTTCTGGACTCTTGAAGCTTTGTTGTTGAAGGACGCTGATGGGGAACAAATTGGAGCAGCAACAGCGTAAGCAGACAAACGCTGATGAAGCCACATAACCCAAGCGGTACATGCAAAATTTCTGCTACAGTGCGCTGCTGCAGGACAAAGGTGAGGGTGACAATGACAAAGATTCGGGCGATATTAGCGACAATCAGCAAGGCAAAATTCGTTACCCCGACCAAAAACCACCGGAGGCCCATCTGCCTGCGTTCTAGCATTGATGCAGCGATAAAAAACAAGCTGCCAATCTCAATATTTTTGAATCCGCTGCAGGGGATATCAACAAAGGCAACACCGGTACTGAGAACTAAAATGTCTTCAGAAGTGATGGCGTTGACGCTAAAGGGCTGCAGCAAGTATTCAACGATTTCTGCAATTCCGGTACGGGCCAGATGGCCTAAGTCTGTAAGCTCTAGAGCGAACAGAAAAACCAGAATGGCGAAGGCACCCACGAACGGAATGTTACGCTTCCAGGTTTGGGTGTCGCAGAAGAGGCCCATGAGTCCGTAGGCTCCGATAATGGCCCCGACTGCTGAGAGGTTTTCTAGATCGAGAAAGTTTCGAGTCAGGAGAGATGCGATCGCAACTCCAACCATCACCAACAAAGGCAATCCTTGAAAGGTCGGCTCCAGCGAAAACTTCCATTGATCTCGGCAACGAAATCCCTGAATAAAAAGCACTGCAGCCGCCCCGGCTAGCAGCAATATATTGAATAGAGAAAGAATCTTGAGCAGATGCGTGAATCCCATTAACTCTGGCAAGAACA from the Acaryochloris thomasi RCC1774 genome contains:
- a CDS encoding nicotinate phosphoribosyltransferase gives rise to the protein MYNLLLDTDSYKASHWLQYPPGTDSMFSYAESRGGRYPATVFFGLQYILKTYLSQPLEQWMVDEAQAFYQAHGVPFNAEGFTDIVQRLDGRLPVRIRAVPEGSVVPVHNVLMTVESTDPKSFWLVSWLETMLLRVWYPTTVATQSYYIRQLIYDYLVKTADQPDEEIDFKLHDFGARGVSSCESSGIGGMANLVNFKGSDTVQGVLYANRYYNCPMAGFSIPAAEHSTMTAWGRSREVDAYQNMLQRFAQPGKTVAVVSDSYDIWGAIANLWGQKLRQQVIDSGATVVIRPDSGDPKTVVMRCLHLLEDAFGTVKNTKGYKVLQHVRLIQGDGMNPQSIADVLDAMMQQGFSASNVAFGMGGALLQRVDRDTQRFAYKCSSINIDGDATPVFKDPATDPGKRSKAGRLDLIIDKTGYCTVALEGQAQHDQSVLATVYENGTLLKEYDFEAVRATALKT
- a CDS encoding bifunctional nicotinamide-nucleotide adenylyltransferase/Nudix hydroxylase, with amino-acid sequence MNYKYSHCVYIGRFQPFHLGHLYTVEKALQLSEVVIVFLGSHQVAPNIKNPWSSEHRQSMISGCFDAATQNRIIFAYARDRLYSDNLWVSDIQKQVEMITDASDSVAIIGHQKDNSSYYLDLFPQWDYVPVDNYQGLNATAIRTRYFSGSDNWKQSSQLPPSVLNDLKTFQSDPEYQRLCEEWRFIQQYKESWSVAPYPPTHVTVDAVVVQSGHVLMVRRKASPGKGLVALPGGFIDQLETLENGMIRELREETGIKVPVPVLQGSIVGRQVFDNPDRSLRGRTITHAFFIQLKSGPLPRVKGSDDADKAWWMSLSSLEKDEPRFYEDHFHIIQHFISQI
- a CDS encoding DUF2949 domain-containing protein; this encodes MSPQLTAHLTEFLQKDLSVSQEAISLVLRQEISSLNHLPVILWKFGLVSLPQVNRIFEWIEAYPAV
- a CDS encoding energy-coupling factor transporter transmembrane component T family protein, translated to MAVTRLQTVTRESAFTRLDFRAKLVIVALITVIAFLWESPIAGGLLTLAVIVSSLLVGVKRSYLTTLLKVMIPLYFFLLLSMGFFNVAQVKALTNKEVLTPLLTLPVNWLWVGGAQLSVEGTLYGLNIVFKTLTMILVIPLAMLTTDINNMIVALVQTKVPYKIVFVFSSTLRFFPLLFEELQSIVEAQRLRGLALEQMNPLQKVQVYGGVAVPLILGAMMKSQKLEVVLQSKAFSGSADRTYLHESVLGKADWVAISSFVGVFAIALLLYISLGVGKFAWLIYS
- a CDS encoding Uma2 family endonuclease; the encoded protein is MIQTATGKVRWTSADVELLAADEWKRYEIIDGELFVTRAPHAGHQNSLGRIYAKLLSWSNETALGIPLITPGVIFSDADNVIPDLVWVSSERLEEIMDDEGHLTDAPELIIEVLSAGNTNERRDREAKLKLYSLKGVQEYWIVDWRLKQLEVYRREGAQLLLMATLLASDQIDSPLLPGFCCRLACFF
- a CDS encoding TIGR02921 family PEP-CTERM protein, with the translated sequence MTTSVSPKSRSLFTAFFWLFNLSLLLVIFIGFLPFLAMDILNDALRGEVPFSILIPVFGLIGVPTTSTALGIQRKRQLNKISNLKPAAPLGPMPQPISLFQIFFGLEAPLLMACTIRLFFLRALTPASSFLFISLAVGTIALAHWLLHRHHRQSSWASWMHLAGLTIMLVLSLYLSVIALFYVLPLIVVMGSALYLSIFLVVLIPIFFPFIMVFSGLVMMPWGMLRLFLRSWRQTLQSLSQQHGKTLPRAWVGTVLAVWLGLLLLLQQQPQTQAFTLLEKQPQSEGERQALLQNADAIRKGLLNAYLSAYRYPLLEDKGMYRMYSNLLGAPNAVAETVQDAYRTVLTPFAYQGNALDKDKAAQLYAEFFDTPILRGEHSTIQNAVLSNFNRTEAKAGLLDIGAERVRLQQQDVSITPEGDWAEIKLHEVYANTTFENTEILYYFSLPESATITGLWLGETADLAQRYEYVVAPRGAAQQVYTDQVRRQVDPALLEQVGPRNYRLRAFPIPPAGRDLLPQDGQPDRMHLWMTYKVMKQNDQWMLPVLNEQRNIFWTQDTQRTLNGKPQQKSDAWLPASIPADVSEPASALQAKLPGGYVVAKPLAEQDYQLPQGQHFAFIVDRSYSMEAHRKELEDSFQWLKDNLLGANSADLYLTRADGTQAQKVSSLDAFDPGKTVLYGSLQTRQMLDQYQQVAEAQNYDAVILLTDSGSYELTQDGSPLPLAAPLWLVHLGGLQAAYDDATLATIQQTGGNVAADIKTVMTRIATQPSLGQGTSLLNVVDGYAWFLSSTPDSDVKTVEAVAPMAARQWIAQVSQAVKPDQLNQLDAIHQVAKENSIVTPYSSMLVLVNPEQKRQLKEAEASDRFNREVEDQQLPDPQDEIAPVSAVPEPAEWLLLLACFAVLAVWWRWKATRNEINHNLPPLNEV
- the xrtO gene encoding exosortase O; translation: MTYDNPLARFEADPTHVLSLNRLLGVITILLWLVLFLPELMGFTHLLKILSLFNILLLAGAAAVLFIQGFRCRDQWKFSLEPTFQGLPLLVMVGVAIASLLTRNFLDLENLSAVGAIIGAYGLMGLFCDTQTWKRNIPFVGAFAILVFLFALELTDLGHLARTGIAEIVEYLLQPFSVNAITSEDILVLSTGVAFVDIPCSGFKNIEIGSLFFIAASMLERRQMGLRWFLVGVTNFALLIVANIARIFVIVTLTFVLQQRTVAEILHVPLGLCGFISVCLLTLLLLQFVPHQRPSTTKLQESRKTQSPAANIRNALITLGLLLGLALIPHPTAAAVGWDSLQWPTSMQAESVNLTRPEQMFFTQYPGVVAQKQAFKTQNISGSMIFVASPSWQAHHAPELCFLASGFKIDDMQKRTLTSQVTGRWLSLDQGQRQAAYWFQSSQRTTDHYLDRVWSEMIRKEPHWTMVSILFDQSVSADDAAVQAVLADVHDAISTAMT